The following proteins are co-located in the Acanthochromis polyacanthus isolate Apoly-LR-REF ecotype Palm Island chromosome 7, KAUST_Apoly_ChrSc, whole genome shotgun sequence genome:
- the si:ch211-166a6.5 gene encoding clustered mitochondria protein homolog — MKDKVRRGGGRNQGKTDVISQTGGNDAAGMKQDEDTSFSMKIQGAGVEPFELQVHGFWLVQDAVMALLSRNEVSPRSNLSLALAGTTLDPLAELQSLKGLKAGTIVRLVEEPYTSRSARLHLARVLELLRTSGPQDALREGRSPSVLETLTHTQTPDSGLPSGKSLKRSLSNMKTESANQDGAPPEYLLPGSSERPLMALLPHSSQTEAPRHLRDLSLSCWNPPPGHRKLQGDFLYITVVTIEGKRCDITSCPKGFFLNRSTEDVFDPRPAQSSSVFHCFTDLLCHISPAFRQTFTTLKNRPQQTPVEMIPTPYHTLSWLGPPCASRTHKNTFCRLGLDEQAATQAPDWNEELQAARDLPQGSLEERLQRDRALLQVNSAFVRAVMQGAETVVDGFVEPANGNPEDPAFLWGGLFMSQGAASAMFGGERGRRAAQRLELKGVQAYSDLDGLQGLHTLPTALVDYRGVRLSAQGLAPGLEGSEQEQEATPASRGLLYGVNAGPQESSQRRQLLALLAHAAKSLSLQRHVVVAPNGHKVPLFTSVDAQGLLGADGRFYILDVFRTFPADANFCPEVETEGQSVTGEEESDANCNEDEEKKGCVKDGWAESYHENSGLPNSFPHGLCRLTPELVQAFIQHKHSQFTQHVREKLDENGGFEECATAGDSRATEAVRAACKDVGSVSDIIFEMRFNPNVFSPGISFPPGESKSTKLQERLLREAAAFIITHQIPAFVQHCLQSNEAPMDGASLKQELRKRGINLRYLGHVIKAISQSEHKERLRHIMRTVIGEIFIRSSRRVFNSFLQGVDVPSVSAAVSHFLNCLLVPHFTPTSVGEESKKKSRRRGRGAGAGACESTPWSTLTGSELWNLVCQDAVETYNVSDCLGSGPNHLVEKYGLQKLSLLREFCLKTGVQLRLRDYFLDNQNKAPIGPDDIVNIFPVVKHIHMPTVDASKAYRTALNFMQKGLLDQAHEHLKEATYLFGRVCDDLQPEACYCHSMFARVAFLQGKPAEARSVQLKAVVISERVLGFDHPNTIQQYALLGVYMYAGGETALAQKCLLRARLLMLAVHGEDHPYTAALDSCLGLMLTEEQRGQFLKNALRLNTSFFGPTDLHTALNQHLLAQWMCSKGDYRNAMTHEKEALTAFTSLFGEDHAQTRCSKEFLSTITKQAVKVERTLRQAGADCSEQTVECLSPTTETILEQMVLVTGIRRIAQSDRLQEYKQKHLELKAAVQRELGLIPPNGPAASEVVNGEEKSSEQETGCGKEAEDGGNPAAENTSESQQEQPVEEVSVESAATVSANGHEVESAVENQHEEKTDAESEGAASDVEVKVVNEGVEMKSDAVEENGEINGAEETVVSPSVLKSEVTWAAVVSKPVITNGTEDKASAVNGVEDGVTVNGTE; from the exons ATGAAGGACAAAGttagaagaggaggaggaagaaatcaAGGCAAGACTG ATGTAATCAGccagactggtggaaatgatgCTGCTGGTATGAAGCAAGATGAGGACACATCGTTCTCTATGAAGATCCAGGGAGCCGGAGTCGAGCCATTTGAGCTGCAG GTGCATGGATTTTGGCTTGTTCAAGATGCAGTAATGGCTCTGCTTTCGAGGAATGAGGTGTCTCCACGCTCCAACTTGTCACTGGCGCTGGCTGGAACCACTCTGGATCCTCTGGCAGAGCTGCAAAGCCTCAAGGGCCTTAAGGCAGGAACCATTGTTCGCCTGGTGGAAG AGCCCTACACTTCCCGCTCAGCCAGGCTCCATCTGGCTCGTGTCCTGGAGCTGCTGAGAACTTCTGGACCTCAGGATGCTCTGAGAGAAGGACGTTCACCGAGTGTGCTGGAGACACTCACACATACTCAAACACCAG ACTCTGGTCTGCCGAGTGGAAAGAGCCTGAAACGCTCTTTGAGCAACATGAAAACAGAGTCAGCCAACCAAGATGGAGCACCACCTGAGTACCTCCTCCCTGGTTCTTCAGAGAGGCCGCTCATGGCTCTGCTGCCTCATAGCTCCCAAACAGAA GCTCCCAGACATCTGAGGGATCTGTCTCTCAGCTGCTGGAACCCACCTCCAGGACACAGAAAACTGCAGGGAGACTTTCTGTACATCACTGTGGTGACAATAGAGGGAAAACGCTGTGACATCACATCATGTCCAAAAGGTTTCTTCCTGAATAG GTCTacagaagatgtgtttgatCCTCGTCCGGCACAGTCCTCCTCAGTGTTTCACTGCTTCACTGACTTGCTCTGTCACATCAGTCCTGCCTTCAGACAAACTTTTACCACACTCAAAAACAG GCCTCAGCAAACACCAGTAGAGATGATCCCCACCCCTTACCACACCCTGAGCTGGCTCGGGCCTCCCTGCGCCTCTCGAACTCACAAAAACACCTTCTGTCGACTGGGATTGGATGAACAGGCAGCAACACAG GCTCCAGACTGGAATGAGGAGTTACAAGCAGCCAGAGATCTTCCACAAGGAAGTCTGGAGGAGAggctgcagagagacagagctCTGCTGCAG GTAAACAGTGCATTTGTGAGAGCTGTCATGCAGGGGGCAGAGACGGTGGTTGACGGCTTTGTTGAGCCAGCAAATGGAAACCCAGAGGACCCAGCTTTCCTGTGGGGTGGCCTGTTCATGAGCCAGGGGGCAGCAAGTGCAATGTTTGGTGGTGAAAGAGGACGCAG GGCCGCTCAGAGGCTGGAGCTTAAAGGTGTACAGGCTTACAGTGACTTAGATGGACTGCAGGGGCTGCACACTCTACCTACAGCCCTGGTCGACTACAGAGGAGTGCGTCTGTCTGCTCAGGGTCTGGCTCCCGGCTTGGAAGGCTCAGAGCAGGAGCAGGAAGCCACTCCTGCCTCAAG AGGTTTGCTTTACGGGGTAAATGCCGGACCCCAGGAGTCCAGCCAACGCAGACAGCTACTTGCACTCTTGGCTCATGCAGCCAAATCTCTTTCCCTCCAGAGGCATGTTGTTGTGGCACCCAACGGTCACAAGGTCCCGCTGTTCACCTCAGTGGATGCTCAGGGGCTGCTGGGGGCCGATGGGAGGTTCTACATACTGGACGTGTTCAGGACTTTCCCAGCTGACGCCAACTTCTGTCCAGAGGTGGAGAcagaaggtcagtcagtcactggagaggaggagagtgaTGCAAACTGCAATGAGGATGAAGAGAAGAAGGGTTGTGTAAAAGACGGCTGGGCAGAGAGttatcatgaaaactctgggcTTCCAAACAGCTTCCCTCACGGCCTCTGTAGACTGACGCCAGAGCTGGTGCAGGCCTTCATCCAGCACAA acATTCCCAGTTCACTCAGCATGTCAGGGAGAAGTTGGATGAAAATGGAGGCTTTGAAGAATGTGCAACAGCTG GTGACTCTCGAGCCACTGAGGCAGTACGAGCTGCATGCAAAGACGTGGGCTCAGTTAGTGACATCATCTTTGAGATGCGCTTTAACCCAAATGTTTTTTCTCCAG GGATATCTTTTCCTCCTGGTGAAAGCAAATCAACGAAGCTGCAAGAGAGGTTGCTGAGGGAGGCTGCAGCTTTCATCATCACACACCAGATACCAGCCTTT GTTCAGCACTGTCTACAAAGCAACGAGGCACCAATGGACGGAGCTTCTCTCAAACAGGAGCTACGCAAAAGAGGCATCAACCTGCGGTACCTGGGTCATGTGATCAAGGCTATTAGCCAGTCAGAGCACAAGGAGCGCCTGAGGCATATAATG agGACGGTCATAGGTGAAATTTTTATCCGCTCATCAAGAAGAGTGTTCAACAGTTTCCTCCAG GGTGTCGATGTTCCTAGTGTCTCTGCAGCTGTCAGTCACTTTCTCAACTGCCTATTGGTTCCCCACTTCACGCCCACCTCTGTAGGGGAGGAAAGCAAGAAGAAGTCAAGGCGGCGAGGCCGAGGGGCTGGTGCCGGGGCCTGTGAAAGCACGCCCTGGAGCACGCTCACCGGCTCCGAGTTGTGGAATCTGGTCTGCCAGGATGCTGTTGAAACATATAACGTCTCTGACTGCCTGGG CTCCGGCCCCAACCACCTGGTGGAAAAATACGGCCTACAGAAGCTCTCCTTGCTCAGAGAGTTCTGTTTAAAGACAGGAGTGCAG TTGAGACTGAGAGACTACTTCCTCGACAACCAAAACAAAGCTCCCATTGGTCCAGACGACATCGTCAACATCTTCCCTGTCGTGAAGCACATTCACATGCCGACTGTGGATGCTTCAAAAGCGTACCGTACTGCACTGAACTTTATGCAGAAGG GTCTGCTGGATCAGGCCCATGAGCACCTGAAAGAAGCAACCTACCTGTTTGGTAGAGTGTGTGACGATCTGCAGCCCGAAGCCTGTTATTGCCACAGCATGTTTGCCAGAGTGGCCTTCCTGCAGGGGAAACCAGCTGAG GCTCGCAGTGTCCAGCTGAAAGCAGTGGTGATCAGTGAGAGGGTTCTTGGCTTTGATCATCCAAACACCATCCAGCAATAT GCCCTCTTGGGGGTGTATATGTATGCTGGAGGGGAGACCGCCTTGGCTCAGAAGTGTCTCCTCAGAGCTCGTCTACTAATGCTAGCAGTTCATGGAGAGGACCATCCGTACACTGCCGCGCTGGAT AGCTGTCTTGGGCTGATGCTGACAGAAGAGCAGAGAGGGCAGTTCCTCAAGAACGCTCTAAGACTTAACACCTCCTTCTTTGGCCCCACAGATCTGCATACTGCTCTCAA TCAGCACCTGCTGGCTCAGTGGATGTGCAGTAAGGGTGACTACAGAAATGCAATGACTCATGAGAAAGAGGCCCTCACTGCTTTCACCTCACTG TTTGGAGAGGATCACGCACAGACACGCTGCAGCAAAGAGTTCCTGAGCACCATAACCAAGCAAGCAGTGAAGGTGGAACGCACTCTGAGACAGGCAGGAGCTGACTGCTCTGAGCAAACTGTGGAG TGTCTAAGCCCAACAACAGAGACCATTCTGGAGCAGATGGTTCTGGTCACAGGGATCAGGAGGATTGCACAGAG TGACCGTCTCCAGGagtacaaacaaaaacaccttGAGCTAAAGGCTGCAGTGCAGAGGGAGCTGGGACTTATACCACCTAATGGGCCTGCCGCCTCAGAGGTTGTGAACGGAGAAGAGAAAAGCTCAGAACAAGAAACAGGATGCGGGAAGGAAGCCGAGGATGGAGGAAACCCAGCAGCGGAGAATACCAGCGAGAGCCAACAGGAGCAGCCAGTGGAAGAAGTGTCTGTGGAGAGCGCTGCTACAGTTTCTGCTAATGGTCATGAGGTGGAGTCAGCAGTGGAAAACCAGCATGAGGAGAAAACAGATGCAGAAAGTGAGGGAGCAGCTTCAGATGTAGAGGTTAAGGTGGTGAATGAAGGTGTTGAGATGAAGTCAGATGCAGTTGAGGAAAATGGTGAAATAAATGGAGCAGAGGAAACCGTTGTTAGCCCATCGGTCCTTAAGAGTGAGGTGACCTGGGCAGCTGTTGTTTCCAAACCAGTCATAACCAATGGAACAGAAGACAAAGCCTCAGCAGTGAATGGAGTAGAAGATGGTGTCACTGTCAATGGAACTGAGTGA
- the srrd gene encoding SRR1-like protein codes for MTCVLGTGESVYMSDNGDQWQVARRRKGAAKKSKSLQLSSASTCCQEELDIGKTVKRIRDIVSELRCEEFWQEWKEQLLVAASVSTPPEDKDTEDQLETCREHRSCQQLECVCYGLGSFSSCVAARYQLAMLLLLLDAGQIPLKDCSVYDPAFSSAEKDVLRELGLTVLTENEEGKRLATKPTLFYLMHCGKALYNNLLWKNWSAQCLPLVIMIGNSFSGMRERTIERELKRDYSYISKAVDVCEERQLPCPSRLIDVFSDTSVITFPSSSLNRLPQSTWTELCEPQYQHCPDLEIILKETQS; via the exons ATGACATGTGTACTTGGCACCGGTGAGTCAGTATACATGTCGGACAATGGAGATCAGTGGCAGGTGGCTCGGAGACGAAAAGGTGCAGCGAAGAAATCAAAATCTCTCCAGCTGTCTTCTGCTTCAACATGCTGCCAGGAAGAGCTGGATATCGGGAAAACTGTTAAACGGATCAGGGACATAGT GTCTGAGCTGAGATGTGAGGAGTTTTGGCAGGAGTGGAAAG AGCAGCTGTTGGTGGCAGCATCAGTCTCAACACCTCCAGAGGACAAAGACACTGAGGATCAGCTGGAGACGTGCAGAGAACACAGATCATGTCAGcagctggagtgtgtgtgttatggaCTCGGCTCCTTCTCCTCCTGTGTCGCAGCTCGATACCAGCTGGccatgttgctgctgctgctggatgctgGGCAG ATTCCCCTGAAGGACTGCTCTGTCTATGATCCTGCATTCTCCTCAGCAGAGAAGGATGTCCTGAGAGAGCTGGGTCTGACTGTGCTGACAGAAAACGAG GAGGGGAAGCGTCTAGCGACAAAGCCCACGCTCTTTTACCTGATGCATTGTGGGAAAGCCCTGTACAACAACCTACTGTGGAAGAACTGGAGCGCACAGTGTCTGCCGCTGGTGATAATGATTGGAAACAGCTTCAGCGGCATGAGAGAGCG GACGATTGAGAGAGAGCTCAAGCGGGACTACAGCTACATCAGTAAGGCCGTGGATGTGTGTGAGGAGAGACAGCTCCCTTGTCCGTCTCGTCTCATTGACGTCTTCAGTGACACTTCAGTCATCACCTTTCCTTCCAGCAGCCTTAACAGACTCCCACAGTCTACATGGACAGAGTTGTGTGAACCGCAGTACCAGCACTGCCCAGATTTGGAGATTATACTGAAGGAAACGCAGAGCTGA